The Humulus lupulus chromosome 4, drHumLupu1.1, whole genome shotgun sequence genome has a window encoding:
- the LOC133831305 gene encoding L-ascorbate oxidase homolog, producing the protein MAPTSLARVKLCALLCFTASLFAIVRAEDPYRFFDWNVTYGNIYPLGVRQQGILINGQFPGPDIHSVTNDNLIINVHNSLDEPFLISWNGIQNRRNSFEDGVWGTTCPIPPGKNFTYILQVKDQIGSFYYFPSLAFHKAAGGFGGIRILSRPRIPVPFPDPDGDYTVLIGDWYKSNHTVLNDHLDRGKKLPSPDGILINGRGPNGYSLTVDQGKTYRLRISNVGLQNSLNFRIQNHKMKLVEVEGTHTLQTTYSSLDVHVGQSYSVLVTADQPGQDYYIVVSSRFTTGPHSLTTTGVLHYSNSAGKVSGPPPGGPTIQIDWSLNQARSIRTNLTASGPRPNPQGSYHYGLIPLIKTFVLASSAGQINGKQRYGFNSVSFSPTDTPLKIADFFKLGGFRVGSISDRPSGGGLYLDTAVLGADYRTFVEFVFQNNEDIVQSLHLDGYSFFVVGMDGGQWTPSSRNQYNLRDAVSRCTTQVYPKSWTAIHVALDNVGMWNLRSEFWARQYLGQQLYLRVYTASTSLRDEFPIPKNALLCGRASGRRTRPL; encoded by the exons ATGGCTCCAACAAGCTTAGCCAGAGTTAAACTCTGCGCTCTGCTGTGTTTCACCGCTTCTCTATTCGCCATTGTTAGGGCTGAAGATCCTTACAGATTCTTTGACTGGAATGTCACTTATGGTAACATATACCCGCTCGGTGTTCGCCAACAG GGAATCCTTATCAATGGACAATTTCCAGGCCCGGATATCCATTCAGTTACCAACGACAATCTCATTATCAATGTCCACAATAGCTTGGACGAGCCTTTTCTCATTTCTTG GAATGGAATTCAAAACAGGAGGAATTCTTTTGAAGATGGTGTATGGGGTACGACATGCCCTATACCCCCAGGCAAGAATTTCACCTACATTCTCCAAGTGAAGGATCAGATTGGGAGCTTTTACTATTTCCCTTCTCTTGCATTCCACAAAGCTGCTGGTGGATTTGGAGGTATTAGAATCCTTAGCAGGCCCAGAATCCCTGTTCCTTTTCCAGACCCTGATGGTGATTACACTGTTCTTATTGGGGACTGGTACAAATCCAACCACACG GTTTTGAATGATCATCTTGATAGGGGTAAGAAGTTGCCTTCTCCTGATGGAATTCTCATCAATGGTCGTGGGCCTAATGGTTATTCTCTTACTGTTGACCAAG GAAAAACTTACAGGCTTAGAATTTCAAACGTTGGGCTGCAAAATTCCCTAAACTTCCGCATCCAAAATCACAAAATGAAGTTGGTAGAAGTAGAGGGAACACATACACTCCAGACCACCTACTCCTCCCTGGATGTACACGTAGGCCAATCGTACTCCGTTTTGGTGACAGCAGACCAACCTGGACAAGATTACTACATAGTAGTTTCCTCTCGTTTCACCACTGGCCCTCACTCCCTCACTACAACTGGTGTTCTTCATTATAGCAACTCTGCTGGCAAAGTCTCTGGCCCACCTCCTGGTGGTCCTACCATCCAAATTGATTGGTCTTTGAACCAGGCGCGCTCTATTAG GACGAATCTTACAGCAAGTGGGCCAAGGCCGAATCCACAAGGGTCGTACCACTATGGTCTTATACCCTTGATCAAAACCTTCGTACTTGCAAGTTCCGCGGGACAAATAAACGGCAAGCAAAGATACGGATTCAACAGTGTTTCCTTCAGCCCAACTGATACTCCCCTTAAGATAGCTGACTTCTTCAAACTTGGGGGCTTCCGCGTGGGAAGCATTTCCGATAGGCCTAGTGGTGGTGGATTGTACCTTGACACAGCTGTTCTTGGAGCTGATTATAGAACTTTTGTGGAATTTGTCTTCCAAAACAATGAAGACATAGTGCAGAGCTTGCATTTGGATGGCTATTCTTTCTTTGTTGTTGG AATGGATGGGGGCCAGTGGACACCGTCTAGTAGGAATCAGTACAATCTCCGAGATGCAGTTTCACGTTGCACCACTCAG GTATATCCCAAGTCATGGACTGCCATACATGTGGCTTTGGACAATGTGGGTATGTGGAACTTGAGGTCTGAGTTCTGGGCTAGGCAATATTTGGGACAACAACTATATTTGCGTGTATATACAGCATCAACTTCTTTGAGGGATGAGTTCCCAATTCCAAAGAATGCACTTCTTTGTGGAAGAGCAAGTGGAAGACGTACTCGACCCCTTTAG